From Klebsiella electrica, the proteins below share one genomic window:
- the aat gene encoding leucyl/phenylalanyl-tRNA--protein transferase → MRLVQLSRQSIAFPSPEGALREPNGLLALGGDLSPSRLLMAYQHGIFPWFSPGDPILWWSPDPRAVLWPGQFHLSRSMKRFHQRSPYRVTLNHAFGQVIEGCADNRDEGTWITPGIVKAYHQLHELGHAHSIEVWQGETLVGGMYGVAQGALFCGESMFSRAENASKTALLIFCQAFIRDGGKLIDCQVLNKHTASLGAIEIPRRDYLDALSVLRARRLPERFWVPRVLFTGNV, encoded by the coding sequence ATGCGTCTGGTTCAGCTCTCTCGTCAGTCCATTGCCTTCCCTTCCCCGGAGGGAGCGTTACGCGAACCCAATGGCCTGCTGGCGCTCGGCGGCGATCTCAGTCCGTCGCGTCTGCTTATGGCCTATCAGCACGGGATTTTCCCCTGGTTTTCTCCGGGCGATCCGATTTTATGGTGGTCCCCCGATCCGCGGGCGGTATTGTGGCCCGGGCAGTTCCATCTCAGCCGCAGCATGAAGCGTTTTCACCAGCGCTCGCCCTATCGCGTGACGCTAAACCACGCATTTGGTCAGGTGATTGAAGGTTGCGCCGACAATCGTGATGAAGGGACATGGATCACCCCCGGCATCGTCAAGGCCTATCACCAGTTGCATGAGCTTGGCCATGCGCACTCGATTGAAGTGTGGCAAGGCGAGACGCTGGTGGGAGGCATGTACGGCGTAGCGCAAGGCGCGTTGTTTTGCGGCGAGTCGATGTTCAGCCGCGCGGAAAATGCGTCGAAAACGGCCTTGCTGATATTCTGCCAGGCATTTATCCGCGACGGCGGGAAATTAATAGATTGCCAGGTCCTGAATAAACACACGGCTTCGCTGGGCGCCATCGAAATCCCCCGCCGCGATTATCTCGATGCGCTGTCGGTATTGCGCGCCCGTCGTCTGCCGGAAAGATTCTGGGTGCCCAGGGTGCTATTTACCGGCAATGTGTAA